In a genomic window of Flammeovirga agarivorans:
- a CDS encoding starch-binding protein, with product MSITSLLAQNDFREETIYFLLTTRFFDGDPSNNRPNEWSSYNPDPEVNPQITDPNDVTWKGDFKGLIDKLDYIQDLGFTAIWITPIVQNWSPLDYHGYHAYDFTKVDPRLESPGATFQDLINEVHARDMKIVLDVVTNHAGRFGIKGLAEIKYNTDTSQVWGQDLNGNPLQPNPNWEYDGMTPNPDDGLIWSRANIPTMPAPYNENLKLYNWPSTQSYVDTSDPEWYHHSGNGFAQGWDDTENLYNRALAGDTPDLNTSSPVVREYLVNAYKTFIEMGVDAFRWDTIKHMSKEDVLYFLDAFKAINPDLFVFGEVAQKRHELHSIEEINPHWYTWRGATNASDPSGMAVIDFYAEASFHDPFEYGGSFSGVKAADRYDHLYADPSTNLLWLDNHDFGPNNDWNKRYGGTDENLAACLNFMFTWRGIPIVYYGTEMRFMSGAYADIHDAEGIKKSINETGRAYYGDVMDQAPSHKIYQHIKKLNAMRKAIPALQKGEWRWNGDNGGNGVGYVRVYGDSEVAVGLAKDGAATFNFTGLTNGVYRDAVTGAEVAVANGTLNCTVESASAAVFVLNGPGMIGGNGLGYFQPGVGGPSLPFVTASPEPKRYLDPVNVSLSATLGAGGPYSIYYTTDGSTPTTSSQKYTSTIAVTEDTEIRALAIDSDGNTSSVTSFNYRIGEVQGLEVYFKKPSNWGNVNVHYWSETPAGALAPSNWPGPSMEQYDGDWYKYVFEETESVNLLFSDNGSNKTDDLSRSSNGWFDGTTWHNQCPDCGPQTEQPPVLSSSLNGAQVSLSATNNGVIYYTLDGTNPSSTSQQYTSSITLTGAEGETITLKAIAINSAGQSEIEMISYTVPEIPVIEGGMTVYFKTECASPAIYFWNVDGNDATTWPGESMYVSSKYPGFYEYTIDGTCTNLILLCDGNKVTGDEMNICGDVWYDNGWIDEPITSPDVTSPTVNISPSGAEFTNSGTVSISASDDRQGLLTIYYTTDGSTPTTASLSSTQNVSLTVTENTTVSAIAVDEAGNSSAVSVANFTVVEVEQPVEGFTVYVKGYSNIYHWNAFPSGSIANATWPGVSMAQEGNWYSFTFPAEVTSTSLIFNNGNGDQTGDLTRGKDGWYENGQWYDSNPDFGDHPVPGLTVHFRTDWSNASLHYWGASGGSSSNWPGVEMSNDGNGWFSYTIPNITSTNLLFHDGNGNQTVDLTRSQEGWYMNGQWYDTDPELSGSRVTSSLDLERDIMIYPTLIQNNFYITLQLPTASEVGVQIINLSGQVVHPYQEFKVSSGIHNLKVSDLNLKAGMYLVNLKVGEQKTVRKLIKQ from the coding sequence TTGGCACAAAACGACTTTAGAGAAGAAACCATTTACTTCCTTCTAACGACACGTTTTTTTGATGGCGACCCTTCTAACAACCGACCGAATGAATGGAGTTCGTATAACCCCGATCCGGAAGTCAATCCTCAAATTACAGATCCTAATGATGTAACTTGGAAAGGTGATTTCAAGGGACTGATTGATAAATTGGATTATATCCAAGATTTAGGGTTTACAGCCATTTGGATCACACCGATTGTACAAAACTGGAGTCCTTTGGATTACCACGGTTACCATGCTTATGATTTCACGAAAGTAGATCCTAGATTGGAATCCCCAGGGGCTACTTTCCAAGATTTAATCAACGAGGTGCATGCTAGAGACATGAAGATCGTTCTTGATGTCGTTACTAACCATGCTGGTAGATTTGGTATCAAAGGTTTAGCTGAAATCAAATATAATACTGATACTTCTCAAGTTTGGGGGCAAGATCTAAATGGAAATCCATTGCAACCTAATCCAAATTGGGAGTATGATGGAATGACACCAAACCCCGACGATGGACTTATTTGGAGTAGAGCGAATATTCCAACAATGCCTGCACCTTATAATGAAAATCTTAAGTTGTATAACTGGCCATCTACTCAATCCTATGTGGATACTTCAGATCCTGAATGGTATCATCATTCTGGAAATGGTTTCGCCCAAGGTTGGGATGATACTGAAAACTTATACAATAGAGCATTAGCAGGAGATACTCCAGATTTAAACACAAGTAGCCCTGTAGTAAGAGAGTATTTAGTAAATGCTTACAAGACATTTATTGAAATGGGTGTTGATGCTTTCCGTTGGGATACCATCAAACACATGAGTAAAGAAGATGTTTTATATTTCTTGGATGCTTTTAAAGCGATTAACCCAGATCTATTCGTTTTCGGTGAAGTGGCTCAAAAAAGACATGAGTTGCATAGTATTGAAGAAATTAACCCTCACTGGTATACTTGGAGAGGAGCTACGAATGCTTCTGATCCGTCAGGTATGGCTGTTATTGACTTTTATGCTGAGGCTAGTTTTCATGATCCATTTGAGTATGGTGGAAGTTTTTCTGGTGTAAAAGCTGCAGATAGATATGATCATTTATATGCTGATCCATCAACCAACCTATTATGGCTAGATAATCATGATTTTGGTCCTAATAACGATTGGAATAAAAGGTATGGAGGAACAGATGAGAACCTTGCAGCTTGTCTAAATTTTATGTTTACATGGAGAGGTATTCCTATTGTATACTATGGTACAGAAATGCGCTTTATGTCTGGAGCATATGCAGATATCCATGATGCAGAAGGAATCAAGAAGTCGATCAATGAAACAGGTAGAGCATATTATGGTGATGTAATGGATCAAGCTCCAAGTCATAAAATCTATCAACATATCAAAAAATTAAACGCTATGCGTAAAGCTATTCCTGCATTACAAAAAGGGGAATGGCGATGGAATGGCGATAATGGTGGGAATGGCGTAGGTTACGTTAGAGTTTACGGAGATAGTGAAGTAGCTGTGGGCTTAGCAAAAGACGGAGCAGCAACTTTCAACTTTACAGGTTTAACAAATGGCGTTTATAGAGATGCTGTTACAGGAGCAGAAGTTGCGGTCGCCAATGGAACTTTAAACTGTACTGTAGAGTCTGCTTCAGCAGCGGTATTTGTATTAAATGGCCCAGGTATGATTGGAGGAAATGGTTTAGGTTACTTCCAACCAGGAGTTGGTGGACCTTCGCTACCATTTGTAACCGCTTCCCCTGAACCAAAAAGGTATTTAGATCCTGTGAATGTATCACTTTCAGCAACATTGGGAGCAGGCGGACCTTACAGTATATATTATACAACAGATGGTAGTACTCCTACCACTTCATCACAAAAGTATACATCAACGATTGCTGTTACTGAGGATACAGAGATTAGAGCGTTAGCGATAGATAGCGATGGAAATACATCTTCAGTCACATCATTTAATTATAGAATTGGAGAAGTTCAGGGCTTAGAAGTGTACTTTAAAAAACCATCTAATTGGGGGAATGTCAATGTACATTATTGGAGTGAAACTCCTGCAGGAGCTTTAGCACCTAGTAACTGGCCTGGACCAAGTATGGAACAATATGATGGAGATTGGTATAAATATGTATTTGAAGAAACCGAATCTGTAAATCTATTATTCAGTGATAACGGTTCAAATAAAACGGATGACTTGTCTAGAAGTAGTAATGGTTGGTTTGATGGTACTACATGGCATAACCAATGCCCAGATTGTGGACCTCAAACAGAACAACCTCCTGTTTTAAGTAGCTCATTAAATGGAGCACAAGTATCATTATCGGCAACAAATAATGGCGTTATTTATTATACGTTAGATGGTACCAATCCTTCATCTACATCACAACAGTATACATCATCGATTACTTTAACTGGTGCAGAAGGAGAGACAATTACTTTAAAAGCCATAGCGATTAATTCTGCAGGCCAATCAGAGATAGAAATGATCTCTTATACTGTACCTGAAATTCCTGTAATAGAAGGAGGAATGACAGTATATTTTAAAACGGAATGTGCTAGTCCTGCGATTTACTTCTGGAATGTTGATGGGAATGATGCTACAACTTGGCCAGGAGAATCTATGTATGTTTCTTCGAAATACCCTGGTTTTTACGAATATACTATTGATGGTACTTGTACCAACTTGATTTTACTTTGTGATGGAAACAAAGTGACAGGTGATGAGATGAATATTTGTGGAGATGTTTGGTATGATAACGGTTGGATAGATGAACCAATCACCTCACCGGATGTCACTTCACCTACAGTAAATATTTCTCCAAGTGGAGCTGAATTTACAAATAGTGGCACTGTATCTATTTCGGCCTCTGATGATCGCCAAGGTTTACTAACTATATATTACACTACCGATGGAAGTACTCCAACTACAGCTTCTTTATCATCAACTCAAAATGTGAGTTTAACAGTTACTGAAAACACTACCGTTTCAGCAATAGCTGTAGATGAAGCAGGAAATAGTTCTGCAGTAAGCGTTGCGAACTTTACAGTAGTTGAGGTAGAACAACCAGTTGAAGGGTTTACAGTTTATGTAAAAGGCTATTCTAATATCTACCATTGGAATGCATTCCCTTCAGGAAGTATAGCAAATGCGACTTGGCCAGGAGTATCTATGGCTCAAGAAGGAAATTGGTATAGCTTTACTTTCCCTGCTGAAGTAACATCTACAAGCTTAATCTTCAATAATGGTAATGGAGATCAAACAGGAGATTTAACTAGAGGAAAAGATGGCTGGTATGAAAACGGTCAATGGTACGATAGTAATCCTGATTTTGGAGATCACCCTGTTCCAGGTCTAACAGTTCATTTCAGAACAGATTGGTCTAACGCTTCACTTCATTACTGGGGAGCTTCAGGTGGATCAAGTTCAAATTGGCCTGGAGTTGAAATGTCAAATGATGGCAATGGATGGTTTAGTTACACTATTCCAAACATAACTTCTACGAACCTTTTATTCCATGATGGTAATGGAAATCAGACAGTGGATCTAACAAGAAGCCAAGAAGGTTGGTATATGAATGGTCAATGGTATGATACGGACCCTGAATTAAGTGGAAGTAGAGTGACTTCATCATTAGATTTGGAAAGAGATATCATGATCTATCCAACGCTTATTCAAAATAATTTTTATATCACTTTACAATTGCCGACAGCTTCTGAAGTAGGAGTACAAATTATTAATCTTAGTGGTCAGGTGGTACATCCATATCAAGAGTTTAAAGTTTCATCAGGTATTCATAATCTAAAAGTATCAGATTTAAACTTGAAAGCAGGAATGTATCTTGTGAACCTAAAAGTAGGGGAACAGAAAACGGTACGTAAGCTGATCAAACAATAA
- a CDS encoding HPP family protein gives MKNYKTAIQSGTYSFIGISILALLNSYFDQQSVLLTGAFGATAVLLFAASDSPLVKRKNMYLGHLSSAFIGVSSYSLFYSISPQIAVALAVGVSIGVMVFFDIVHPPGGATAYIAVYGGQKIHALGYGYLFFPVLIGVIILDIIKTIQPNKKHYECKSENY, from the coding sequence ATGAAAAATTATAAAACAGCAATTCAATCAGGTACATATAGTTTTATCGGAATAAGCATTTTGGCTTTACTTAATTCATATTTCGATCAACAGTCTGTACTGCTAACTGGAGCTTTTGGTGCAACTGCTGTTTTATTGTTTGCAGCTAGTGATAGCCCTTTGGTAAAGCGAAAGAATATGTATTTAGGACATCTTTCTTCTGCATTTATTGGGGTCAGTAGTTATTCTCTTTTTTACTCAATTAGCCCACAAATAGCCGTTGCATTAGCGGTCGGTGTATCAATCGGAGTGATGGTATTTTTCGATATCGTTCACCCTCCCGGAGGTGCTACCGCTTATATCGCAGTGTATGGAGGACAAAAAATTCACGCATTAGGGTATGGATATCTATTTTTTCCAGTCCTCATAGGAGTGATAATTCTTGATATTATTAAAACAATCCAACCAAATAAAAAACATTATGAGTGTAAATCAGAAAACTATTGA
- the hmpA gene encoding NO-inducible flavohemoprotein, which translates to MSVNQKTIDIVKATAPVIQEHGVAITSHFYKLMFQHNPELKNVFNMAHQAEGTQPKVLAGAILGYATYIDNLPMLSAAVERIAQKHASLSIQPAQYTIVGKHLIQAIKDVLGEAATPDIIEAWTDAYGILASVFVKREGDIYNEKINEDGGWVGFRDFTVTKKTEESDEITSFYLQPVSGQLLQYNPGQYIAVKLKGEEHSHVNMRNYSLSDAPGKEYYRISVKREVGQGDKPNGIGSNFLHDHVLEGDIIEVGIPAGDFYLNEKSNKDIVLLSGGVGVTPMLSMLEHLVATHSTRKINWIHAAKSSKSHAFKSEVNELTRTHSNISSTYIYSDNLPEDKMERKGLVDAALIAELVENYSEAEYYFCGPKPFMKAVLNALTVLGVKEGQINFEFFGPSEELTTVEH; encoded by the coding sequence ATGAGTGTAAATCAGAAAACTATTGATATAGTAAAAGCAACAGCCCCTGTCATTCAAGAACATGGTGTTGCCATCACTTCACATTTCTATAAGTTGATGTTTCAACATAACCCTGAATTAAAAAACGTATTTAATATGGCTCATCAAGCCGAAGGTACTCAACCCAAAGTACTGGCAGGGGCAATATTAGGTTATGCGACTTATATCGATAATTTACCTATGTTATCGGCAGCAGTAGAGCGTATTGCTCAAAAGCATGCAAGTTTAAGTATTCAACCAGCTCAATATACTATTGTAGGAAAACACCTTATTCAAGCAATAAAAGATGTTTTAGGCGAAGCAGCTACTCCTGATATTATAGAAGCATGGACAGATGCTTACGGTATTTTAGCCAGTGTATTTGTAAAAAGAGAAGGAGATATTTACAATGAAAAAATCAATGAAGATGGAGGCTGGGTAGGTTTCCGCGATTTTACTGTAACCAAAAAAACAGAAGAGTCAGACGAGATTACTTCTTTCTATTTACAGCCTGTTTCCGGACAATTATTACAATACAATCCTGGGCAATATATTGCTGTAAAGTTAAAGGGTGAAGAACATAGCCATGTGAATATGAGAAACTACTCTCTAAGTGATGCCCCAGGAAAAGAGTATTATCGAATTTCAGTGAAAAGAGAAGTAGGACAGGGAGATAAACCCAATGGTATTGGTTCGAATTTTCTTCATGATCATGTATTGGAAGGTGATATCATAGAGGTGGGTATACCCGCTGGCGATTTTTATTTAAATGAGAAATCCAATAAAGATATAGTTTTATTAAGTGGAGGAGTTGGAGTAACTCCAATGTTATCGATGTTGGAGCATTTAGTAGCTACTCATTCTACTCGAAAAATCAATTGGATCCATGCTGCAAAATCAAGTAAATCACATGCATTTAAAAGTGAGGTAAATGAGCTAACAAGAACACATTCCAATATCTCATCTACTTATATCTATTCAGACAACTTACCTGAGGATAAAATGGAAAGAAAAGGATTGGTAGATGCAGCATTAATTGCAGAACTAGTAGAAAATTATTCTGAGGCAGAATATTATTTCTGTGGTCCAAAACCTTTTATGAAAGCAGTGCTAAATGCATTGACTGTATTGGGAGTAAAAGAGGGGCAAATCAATTTTGAGTTTTTTGGTCCATCAGAAGAATTAACAACAGTAGAACACTAA
- a CDS encoding DUF6377 domain-containing protein, with protein sequence MNTFKYIFFLVFVILLGLPVIADNEFLKLDELLEERDVYLQKRIESIKQLKITLRSVKNKKDQFDVLYQITQQYLPYNSDSSLTYALKVDDISKEIEDENYQIKADIVLAQSYALVGLYHESMMILNRYKDEDSLGSNVIDYYSINAHLYNTLTLLNLDDNITKVYRKRWRYFENGIKNTASPNSISYLLSKAELLKDEGKLNEAIVVLNKLLSSVQQDDRIFAPTAYTLGDTYGRLGDVNKKIHYLILSTESDVLNGVKEHASLRELAVELYKLGEIKRAYKYIKIALDDALESNTQLRRYEVLEILPLIDTSYQANRDKVSQIMRWFVTVSSILLLITFSLLFFFLKQKKKLEHSNQEVSDKNSQLSELNEELQTNKEQVEAINDQLRSFNLRQEESITRYLKLCSMYIGKMDDYRRTLLRKANKSPKEEVLKLLKSKDVVDTELKVFYKDFDESFLKLYPHFVEDYNQLMIEDAQITLKKNELLNTELRVFALVRLGIEESSQIAEFLRYSITTIYNYRTKARNNAKAGRDQFEIELMKIGG encoded by the coding sequence ATGAATACTTTCAAATATATATTCTTTCTAGTTTTTGTTATCCTTTTAGGTCTTCCTGTAATAGCTGATAATGAGTTTTTAAAACTCGATGAGTTACTAGAAGAAAGAGACGTTTACCTTCAAAAGAGAATTGAAAGTATTAAGCAGCTAAAAATTACATTACGTTCAGTAAAAAATAAAAAGGACCAGTTTGATGTATTATATCAGATAACCCAACAATATCTTCCATACAATTCGGATTCATCATTGACTTATGCTTTAAAAGTGGATGATATATCGAAAGAGATAGAAGATGAAAACTATCAAATTAAAGCAGATATTGTACTTGCTCAGTCCTATGCTCTTGTAGGCTTATACCATGAAAGCATGATGATTTTGAATAGATATAAAGATGAAGACTCGTTAGGGAGCAATGTGATCGATTATTATTCTATCAATGCTCATCTGTATAATACTCTAACGCTATTAAATCTGGATGATAATATCACTAAAGTATATAGAAAACGATGGAGGTATTTTGAAAATGGTATCAAAAATACAGCATCTCCGAACAGTATTTCTTACTTATTGTCTAAAGCTGAGCTCCTAAAAGATGAAGGTAAGCTTAATGAAGCTATTGTCGTTCTAAATAAATTACTTTCAAGTGTACAACAAGATGATAGAATTTTTGCACCTACAGCTTATACACTAGGAGATACTTATGGACGATTAGGGGATGTGAATAAAAAGATACATTACCTAATTCTATCTACAGAATCAGATGTATTAAATGGAGTAAAAGAACATGCTTCATTAAGAGAACTTGCTGTAGAGTTATATAAGCTTGGAGAGATTAAAAGAGCTTATAAATACATAAAAATAGCCTTAGATGATGCATTAGAAAGTAATACGCAACTTAGACGCTATGAGGTACTTGAAATTCTGCCCTTAATTGATACTTCTTATCAAGCCAATAGAGATAAAGTAAGTCAGATCATGAGATGGTTTGTTACGGTGAGTTCTATTTTACTATTGATTACTTTCTCTCTATTGTTTTTCTTTTTGAAACAGAAGAAAAAGTTAGAGCATTCAAATCAGGAAGTGAGTGATAAAAACAGTCAGTTGAGTGAATTGAATGAAGAGCTACAAACCAATAAAGAACAAGTAGAGGCTATCAATGATCAATTGCGCTCTTTTAATTTAAGACAAGAGGAGTCAATTACCAGGTATCTAAAACTATGTTCAATGTATATCGGGAAAATGGATGATTACAGAAGAACATTATTAAGGAAGGCCAACAAAAGCCCAAAAGAAGAAGTTTTGAAGCTTCTAAAATCTAAAGATGTTGTTGATACAGAATTGAAAGTTTTTTATAAAGATTTCGATGAATCCTTCTTGAAATTATATCCCCATTTTGTGGAAGATTATAATCAATTAATGATTGAAGATGCTCAGATTACTTTAAAGAAAAATGAACTTTTAAATACCGAACTTAGAGTATTTGCTTTAGTGAGGTTAGGTATTGAGGAAAGTTCGCAAATAGCGGAGTTCTTAAGGTATTCAATTACTACAATCTATAACTATCGAACAAAAGCAAGGAACAATGCTAAGGCAGGAAGAGACCAATTTGAAATAGAATTAATGAAGATAGGTGGATAA
- a CDS encoding glycoside hydrolase family 97 protein produces the protein MKKQIITLLIAVFAVSFLNAQTLKSPSGNFTMEFKLDAKGTPTYQLQMDGEPIVKESKLGLSLINKDNLIEGFKVVDTAESTFDETWTPIWGEFKEIRNHYNELLVSLDQTSTNRKMNIRFRLFDDGLGFRYEFPEQSSLVYFVIEEEHTEFAMTGDHKAWWIPGDYDTQEYDYTTSKLSEIRGLMKNAYTGNVSQEGFSETGVQTSLMLKSDDGIYINLHEAACVEYSTMHLDLDDKTFVFESHLTPDAQGVKGYMQAPRSTPWRTVIASRNAGDILLSSITLNLNEPVAIEDTSWIKPVKYMGVWWEMITGMSSWAYTDDVHSVHLGVTDYSKTKPNGKHAANTENVKRYIDFASEHGFDALLVEGWNEGWEDWFGKSKDYVFDFVTPYPDFDVEEIRDYAKSKGIKMMMHHETSGSVRNYERHMDQAYQFMVDNGYNSVKSGYVGPILPRGEHHYSQWINNHYLHAVKKAADYKIMVNAHEAVRPTGLSRTYPNLIGNESARGTEYEAFVGNNVDHTTILPFTRLIGGPMDYTPGIFVTDISEYDPSRTSYVRTTIARQLALYVTMYSPLQMAADLPQHYEKFMDAFQFIKDVAIDWDETLVLEAEPGDFITYARKEKGSSSWFVGRTNDEEKRTSNIKFDFLDADKKYIATVYSDAKDAHYKDNPQAYEIKKYVVTSKSKLSQFCAPGGGYAISIVEAKDKAELKGLKKL, from the coding sequence ATGAAAAAGCAGATCATTACTTTACTAATTGCTGTCTTTGCAGTTTCATTCTTGAATGCTCAGACATTAAAGTCTCCAAGTGGAAACTTTACAATGGAATTCAAGTTAGACGCTAAAGGAACACCTACTTATCAATTACAAATGGATGGTGAGCCTATCGTTAAAGAGAGTAAACTTGGTTTATCATTAATCAATAAAGATAATTTAATCGAAGGGTTCAAAGTTGTAGATACAGCAGAATCAACGTTCGATGAAACTTGGACACCAATCTGGGGTGAGTTCAAGGAAATTAGAAATCACTACAATGAACTATTAGTATCATTAGATCAAACATCTACGAACCGTAAAATGAACATTCGTTTCAGATTGTTCGATGATGGTTTAGGTTTCCGTTATGAGTTTCCTGAACAATCTAGCTTAGTATACTTTGTCATTGAAGAAGAGCATACAGAGTTTGCGATGACTGGTGACCATAAAGCATGGTGGATTCCAGGTGATTACGATACTCAGGAGTATGATTATACTACTTCTAAGCTATCTGAAATCAGAGGTTTAATGAAAAATGCATACACTGGAAACGTTTCTCAAGAAGGTTTCTCAGAAACAGGTGTTCAAACGTCATTAATGTTGAAATCAGATGATGGTATTTACATCAACCTTCATGAAGCTGCTTGTGTGGAATATTCTACAATGCACTTAGATTTAGATGATAAAACTTTTGTATTCGAATCGCACTTAACTCCAGACGCTCAAGGTGTAAAGGGGTATATGCAAGCACCTCGTTCTACTCCTTGGAGAACTGTAATTGCTAGCCGTAATGCAGGTGATATCTTATTATCAAGCATTACATTAAACTTAAATGAGCCAGTAGCTATCGAAGATACTTCATGGATTAAGCCAGTAAAATACATGGGTGTATGGTGGGAAATGATTACAGGTATGAGCTCTTGGGCTTACACTGATGATGTTCACTCAGTACATTTAGGTGTTACAGATTATTCTAAAACTAAGCCAAATGGCAAGCATGCAGCGAATACAGAGAATGTAAAAAGATATATTGACTTTGCTTCAGAGCATGGATTCGACGCTTTATTAGTAGAAGGTTGGAACGAAGGATGGGAAGACTGGTTTGGTAAATCAAAAGACTATGTTTTTGACTTTGTAACTCCTTACCCTGATTTTGATGTTGAAGAAATCAGAGACTATGCAAAATCAAAAGGTATCAAAATGATGATGCATCATGAGACTTCAGGTTCAGTAAGAAACTACGAACGTCATATGGATCAAGCTTATCAGTTTATGGTAGATAATGGTTATAACTCAGTAAAATCAGGTTATGTAGGACCAATCTTACCAAGAGGTGAACACCACTACTCACAGTGGATTAATAACCACTACTTGCATGCCGTTAAAAAAGCCGCTGATTATAAAATCATGGTTAATGCACACGAAGCTGTACGTCCAACAGGTCTTTCAAGAACATACCCTAACTTAATTGGTAACGAATCTGCAAGAGGTACAGAATATGAAGCATTTGTAGGAAACAATGTGGATCACACTACTATTCTTCCATTTACAAGATTAATCGGTGGTCCTATGGATTACACTCCAGGTATCTTTGTAACAGATATCAGTGAGTACGATCCAAGCAGAACTTCTTATGTACGTACTACAATAGCTCGTCAATTGGCACTATATGTTACTATGTACTCTCCATTACAAATGGCTGCAGATCTTCCTCAGCATTATGAGAAGTTTATGGATGCTTTCCAATTCATTAAAGATGTTGCTATCGATTGGGATGAGACATTAGTATTGGAAGCTGAACCAGGTGACTTTATCACTTATGCTCGTAAAGAAAAAGGTTCTTCTAGCTGGTTTGTAGGTAGAACAAACGATGAAGAAAAACGTACATCAAATATCAAATTTGATTTCTTAGACGCTGATAAAAAATATATCGCTACAGTATATAGCGATGCGAAAGATGCTCATTACAAAGATAATCCTCAAGCGTATGAGATTAAGAAATATGTAGTGACTTCTAAATCGAAATTATCTCAATTCTGTGCTCCAGGTGGTGGTTATGCAATCAGCATCGTAGAGGCAAAAGACAAAGCAGAATTAAAGGGATTGAAGAAATTATAA
- a CDS encoding GIN domain-containing protein, translating to MKNFLILLFSFFALVSCRDKGTYNTSPIPYFSKVIVKDNVKLRLAYSEQQKFFVEGDDSLFTINHSVEDGILILDNSGSEDIVVANLGSGELDSIVVEGSGEIEFTKPFVFYKGKLNLVLKDNGIMYSDYIMEGHVLNVEMKDKTELSLRDLDIVNLYIDQKGQSLVTMEGTADKQYLSLKDKSQYNGVNPLGEAFEPIVGKVIDIETNNSANAWVNATDTLKAQAKDKSTITFIENEKTVVKKSGESMSITATKK from the coding sequence ATGAAAAATTTTTTAATTCTACTATTCTCATTTTTTGCATTGGTATCATGCAGAGATAAAGGTACCTATAATACATCCCCAATTCCTTACTTCAGTAAAGTGATAGTTAAAGACAATGTAAAATTAAGGTTAGCATATTCCGAACAACAGAAGTTTTTTGTTGAGGGCGATGATAGCTTATTTACAATTAATCATTCAGTGGAAGACGGGATATTAATTCTTGATAATTCAGGTAGTGAAGATATTGTTGTAGCCAATCTTGGTAGTGGAGAGTTAGATTCTATTGTTGTAGAAGGATCTGGAGAAATTGAGTTCACAAAACCATTTGTTTTTTATAAAGGAAAATTGAATCTGGTACTTAAAGACAATGGTATTATGTATTCAGATTATATTATGGAAGGCCATGTTTTAAATGTGGAGATGAAGGATAAAACGGAATTGTCATTAAGAGACCTTGATATTGTTAACTTATATATTGATCAGAAAGGTCAATCATTAGTAACTATGGAAGGCACTGCAGATAAACAGTATCTATCTTTAAAAGACAAATCTCAATACAATGGTGTTAATCCATTAGGAGAAGCTTTTGAACCAATAGTAGGGAAAGTAATTGATATTGAAACGAACAATTCTGCAAATGCTTGGGTGAATGCAACTGATACTTTAAAGGCTCAGGCAAAAGATAAAAGCACCATTACATTTATTGAAAATGAAAAAACTGTAGTGAAGAAAAGTGGAGAGTCTATGTCTATTACAGCTACTAAAAAGTAG
- a CDS encoding HD domain-containing protein, translating to MNTTQQEIVNKTAQFIEDKFQGEGTGHDWHHIYRVWKSAENIAKTEDCDPYIVSLAALLHDIADHKFYDGDLLEGSRQATKLLTDLGADEDTISKVADIVKRVSFKGAKVKDEMPSIEGKVVQDADRLDAIGAIGIARAFAYGGSKHRLLYDPEENYEMHDTFDAYHKNESSTIAHFYEKLLLLKDRMHTNTAKQVAEQRHRVMEDFLQQFYGEWEGKK from the coding sequence ATGAATACTACTCAACAAGAAATCGTTAATAAAACAGCACAGTTTATAGAAGATAAATTCCAAGGAGAAGGTACTGGCCATGATTGGCACCACATATATAGAGTTTGGAAATCGGCTGAAAATATCGCGAAAACAGAAGATTGTGACCCATATATTGTCTCTCTTGCAGCATTATTACATGATATCGCTGATCATAAGTTTTATGATGGTGACTTACTAGAAGGTAGTAGACAAGCGACTAAACTTCTTACTGATTTAGGAGCAGATGAAGATACCATTTCTAAAGTAGCTGACATTGTAAAAAGAGTATCATTTAAAGGAGCTAAAGTAAAAGACGAAATGCCTTCGATTGAAGGCAAGGTAGTTCAAGATGCAGATCGATTAGATGCCATTGGTGCCATCGGTATTGCTAGAGCATTTGCTTATGGCGGCAGCAAACACCGCTTACTTTATGATCCAGAAGAAAATTATGAAATGCATGATACTTTTGATGCTTATCATAAAAACGAGTCATCAACAATTGCACATTTCTATGAGAAGTTACTTTTGTTAAAAGACAGGATGCATACTAATACTGCAAAACAGGTCGCTGAACAGCGTCATCGTGTGATGGAAGACTTCTTACAACAGTTTTATGGTGAATGGGAAGGAAAGAAATAG